A genome region from Arachis duranensis cultivar V14167 chromosome 6, aradu.V14167.gnm2.J7QH, whole genome shotgun sequence includes the following:
- the LOC107493821 gene encoding protein FAR1-RELATED SEQUENCE 5-like, translating into MRKDDVVRDNQGRIISRQLVCNKEGWRNMRYLDMDDRSREARSLTRTKCPARLRVKLDYGCGRWKVSCFVESHNHDLTPPQFAHLVPANRCITFTDRVQVENLHNFGVKSCHIMGYIAFQKSGYRHAGFTRKDLYNHIDRYHRAKVKNGDANAAINYLIGKSNNDPLFFGKYTFTSDERLEHIFWADGQSIIDYHCFGDIVAFDSTYKKNKYNKPLVIFSGCNHHGQTVIFGFGLLSDETTETYKWLLETFVEAMGGKSPKAIITDGDLAMRDAIKNVLPDATHRLCGWHLQRNACENIKNPNFLRDFKCLIYDNNDQRDFDQTWAAILDKHNLVGSTWMEKMYETREMWSHCFLRDKFFGYIRTTSQCEGINSLIRFYVNRKNTLIDFMHNLDRALKEYRNNELIADFKSQCSEPVMITSLEVYERSASCYFTRNIFKEIRNEIQRAGALNITVLSTTLDKVEFSVTALGDPAKDRRVEVDRGKNLFSCSCKLFESRGIPCSHIFCAMKFENILEFPDSLIYKRWTKNAKNEFISTEMPVNDVIERVLKFRVGALALNCNKLCDIACKDLADFDEVQSELVNLVIRLQSRKQGKSTPNVNVEGINDPFVVKSKGAPSKRSSWRKKRSCSNCHKYGHYYKRCPDLMQHSVEGNPRDRSYGNASAKDSSFSPERFANSSRSFSIKSEHHSGPNTKRFKKGGTRKFTATGMRNRKGKDNTFVEVKESQQDKIHSFTNYECDNDVIDDKCDTRHVQIDVRDQLPSSLPCGNKQGSYMALFASMHRTL; encoded by the exons ATGAGGAAGGACGACGTGGTTAGGGATAATCAAGGTAGAATCATTAGCAGACAACTTGTTTGCAACAAAGAGGGCTGGAGAAATATGAGGTATCTTGATATGGATGATAGATCAAGGGAGGCAAGGTCACTAACGCGAACTAAGTGTCCAGCTCGGCTTAGGGTAAAGCTTGACTACGGCTGCGGTAGATGGAAGGTATCATGTTTTGTGGAATCTCACAACCACGATCTGACGCCACCCCAATTTGCGCATCTGGTACCGGCCAATCGTTGTATAACTTTCACTGATAGAGTTCAAGTGGAAAATCTTCATAATTTTGGTGTCAAGAGCTGCCATATTATGGGGTATATTGCATTCCAGAAGAGTGGATATCGTCATGCTGGCTTCACACGGAAAGATTTGTATAACCACATCGATCGCTATCATCGGGCAAAAGTTAAAAACGGGGATGCCAATGCGGCAATAAACTATTTGATTGGCAAGTCAAACAACGATCCGCTGTTCTTTGGAAAGTATACGTTCACTAGTGACGAAAGGCTGGAGCATATTTTCTGGGCAGATGGGCAGTCAATTATCGACTATCACTGCTTTGGAGATATTGTTGCCTTTGATTCAACCTACAAGAAGAATAAATACAACAAGCCTTTGGTCATTTTCTCTGGATGCAATCATCACGGGCAGACTGTTATCTTCGGCTTCGGCCTACTATCCGACGAAACCACAGAGACGTATAAGTGGTTGTTGGAAACCTTTGTTGAAGCGATGGGTGGAAAAAGTCCAAAAGCAATAATAACTGACGGAGACCTTGCCATGCGAGATGCAATCAAGAATGTTCTGCCTGATGCGACCCATCGGTTATGCGGATGGCATCTACAGAGAAATGCATGTGAAAATATAAAGAATCCTAATTTCCTGCGCGATTTTAAGTGTCTTATATACGACAACAACGACCAGAGAGACTTTGATCAGACATGGGCAGCCATTTTGGATAAGCACAACCTTGTTGGAAGTACCTGGATGGAAAAGATGTACGAAACTCGTGAGATGTGGTCCCATTGTTTCCTCCGGGATAAGTTTTTCGGTTACATAAGGACGACATCACAGTGTGAAGGTATAAATTCTCTCATCAGATTTTATGTTAATCGCAAGAACACCCTCATTGACTTCATGCATAACCTGGATAGGGCCTTAAAGGAGTATAGAAACAACGAGTTAATAGCTGACTTTAAGTCTCAGTGCTCAGAGCCAGTGATGATTACCTCGTTGGAGGTATATGAAAGATCTGCATCATGTTATTTCACGCGAAACATTTTCAAGGAAATTCGTAATGAGATTCAGAGGGCAGGGGCTTTGAATATAACGGTACTAAGCACAACTTTGGACAAGGTAGAGTTTAGTGTGACTGCTCTCGGAGACCCGGCCAAAGATCGACGGGTGGAAGTCGATAGAGGTAAGAATCTGTTCTCGTGCTCATGCAAGCTGTTTGAATCACGTGGTATTCCCTGTAGTCATATCTTCTGTGCCATGAAGTTTGAAAACATACTTGAGTTTCCAGATTCGTTGATATACAAAAGGTGGACAAAAAATGCAAAGAACGAATTTATTAGCACAGAAATGCCTGTGAATGATGTCATCGAAAGGGTCTTAAAGTTTCGAGTTGGAGCATTGGCATTGAATTGCAACAAGCTGTGTGATATTGCTTGCAAGGATCTTGCAGACTTTGATGAAGTCCAGTCTGAACTTGTCAATTTAGTTATCCGCCTGCAGTCACGCAAACAAGGCAAGTCAACTCCTAATGTTAACGTGGAAGGCATCAACGATCCCTTTGTTGTCAAAAGCAAAGGAGCCCCTTCCAAGAGGTCTTCTTGGAGGAAGAAGAGATCATGCTCTAATTGCCACAAGTACGGTCATTACTACAAGCGCTGTCCAGATTTGATGCAGCATAGTGTGGAAGGTAACCCTCGCGATCGATCATACGGCAATGCATCAGCCAAGGACTCAAGTTTTAGTCCAGAAAGGTTTGCTAATTCTTCGAGGTCGTTCTCAATTAAGTCCGAACACCACTCAGGACCTAATACCAAG CGTTTTAAAAAGGGTGGAACAAGGAAGTTTACGGCGACGGGTATGAGGAACCGGAAGGGTAAAGACAACACTTTTGTCGag GTGAAGGAGTCACAGCAGGACAAGATACATTCATTCACGAACTATGAATGCGATAATGATGTCATTGATGATAAATGTGACACACGACATGTGCAGATCGATGTCCGAGATCAGTTACCATCGTCACTGCCTTGTGGCAACAAACAAGGATCGTACATGGCATTGTTCGCGTCGATGCATAGGACACTTTGA